One window of Calonectris borealis chromosome 28, bCalBor7.hap1.2, whole genome shotgun sequence genomic DNA carries:
- the TIMM13 gene encoding mitochondrial import inner membrane translocase subunit Tim13, protein MESGFGSDFSSDFGSGGGGGGKLDPGLIMEQVKVQIAVANAQELLQRMTDKCFRKCIGKPGGALDNSEQKCIAMCMDRYMDAWNTVSRAYNSRLQRERANM, encoded by the exons ATGGAGAGCGGCTTCGGCTCCGACTTCAGCTCCGACTTCGGCTccggaggtggtggtggggggaagcTGGACCCGGGGCTCATCATGGAGCAGGTGAAGGTGCAGATCGCCGTGGCCAACGCACAGGAGCTCTTGCAG CGCATGACGGACAAGTGCTTTCGGAAGTGCATCGGGAAGCCCGGCGGCGCGCTGGACAACTCGGAGCAG AAGTGCATCGCCATGTGCATGGACCGGTATATGGACGCCTGGAACACGGTTTCCCGAGCCTACAACTCTCGGCTGCAGCGGGAGAGAGCCAACATGTGA